One segment of Manihot esculenta cultivar AM560-2 chromosome 4, M.esculenta_v8, whole genome shotgun sequence DNA contains the following:
- the LOC110613966 gene encoding protein EARLY-RESPONSIVE TO DEHYDRATION 7, chloroplastic isoform X2, giving the protein MSSTNKLYPEVILSNPEAISASSSSSSSLYASLDMKDLADNLVPENDAALQASNSQPYEQPLITIPGTIVHLIERDRSVELACGDLTIVSLKQGDTVVAVLARVGDDIQWPLAKDEAAVKLDESHYFFTLRVPANERGANEGKSEIEKEVELLNYGVTIASKGQEGLLKEFDNILERYSAFTVQEVQEKGNWELIYGKTARGISPEELKMEEEKKELMEESSAAYWTVLAPNVEDYSGSVSRMIAAGSGQLIKGILWCGDVTVDRLKWGNEFLKKRMGKKSDTEISPAAIRRIKRVKRLTRMSEKVATGILSGVVSVSGLVTSSIVNSKAGKKFFSLLPGEILLASLEGFNKVCDAIEVAGKNVMSTSSVVTTGLVSEKYVSKRLPFCTANRQRRRQMKGWMLQDTPLALLGQFSS; this is encoded by the exons atgtctTCTACCAATAAGCTCTACCCAGAAGTCATTCTCTCAAACCCAGAAGCCATTTCTGCTTCttcatcttcctcttcttctttgtACGCTTCTCTTGACATGAAAGACCTGGCCGACAATCTCGTCCCTGAAAACGACGCCGCTTTGCAGGCTTCCAACTCTCAACCTTATGAGCAACCTCTCATCACCATCCCCGGAACGATAGTCCATCTTATTGAGAGAGACCGTAGCGTTGAGCTCGCTTGTGGTGACCTCACCATCGTCAGTCTTAAACAGGGTGACACAGTAGTTGCTGTTCTTGCTCGTGTTGGAGATGATATTCAGTGGCCTTTAGCTAAAGATGAGGCAGCTGTTAAACTCGATGAATCCCATTATTTCTTTACACTTCGCGTTCCTGCAAATGAAAGAGGGGCGAATGAAGGTAAGAGTGAGATTGAAAAGGAGGTTGAGTTGTTGAATTATGGAGTCACAATTGCGTCGAAAGGACAGGAGGGTTTATTGAAGGAATTCGATAATATATTGGAGCGTTATAGTGCTTTCACGGTGCAAGAAGTGCAGGAGAAAGGGAACTGGGAGTTGATATATGGGAAAACGGCAAGGGGGATATCGCCGGAGGAGTTAAAgatggaggaggagaagaaagaGTTGATGGAGGAATCTTCAGCTGCGTATTGGACTGTTTTGGCCCCAAATGTGGAGGATTACAGTGGGTCTGTTTCCAGGATGATTGCAGCTGGATCAGGGCAGCTGATTAAGGGGATTCTGTGGTGTGGGGATGTGACTGTCGATAGACTGAAGTGGGGGAATGAGTTCTTGAAGAAGAGGATGGGGAAGAAATCAGATACAGAGATTAGCCCAGCAGCAATAAGGAGAATCAAAag GGTAAAGAGGTTGACAAGGATGTCTGAGAAAGTGGCAACAGGAATCCTTTCAGGGGTTGTGAGTGTCTCAGGACTTGTTACAAGTTCAATTGTGAACTCTAAAGCTGGGAAGAAATTTTTTAGTCTGTTGCCTGGAGAAATTCTTCTTGCTTCTTTGGAAGGATTTA ATAAGGTCTGTGATGCTATTGAGGTTGCTGGAAAGAATGTCATGTCAACATCATCAGTAGTGACAACGGGTCTGGTCTCGGAGAAGTACGTCTCTAAACGACTCCCTTTCT gTACGGCGAACAGGCAGCGAAGGCGACAAATGAAGGGCTGGATGCTGCAGGACACGCCATTGGCACTGCTTGGGCAGTTCTCAAGCTAA
- the LOC110613966 gene encoding protein EARLY-RESPONSIVE TO DEHYDRATION 7, chloroplastic isoform X1, producing the protein MSSTNKLYPEVILSNPEAISASSSSSSSLYASLDMKDLADNLVPENDAALQASNSQPYEQPLITIPGTIVHLIERDRSVELACGDLTIVSLKQGDTVVAVLARVGDDIQWPLAKDEAAVKLDESHYFFTLRVPANERGANEGKSEIEKEVELLNYGVTIASKGQEGLLKEFDNILERYSAFTVQEVQEKGNWELIYGKTARGISPEELKMEEEKKELMEESSAAYWTVLAPNVEDYSGSVSRMIAAGSGQLIKGILWCGDVTVDRLKWGNEFLKKRMGKKSDTEISPAAIRRIKRVKRLTRMSEKVATGILSGVVSVSGLVTSSIVNSKAGKKFFSLLPGEILLASLEGFNKVCDAIEVAGKNVMSTSSVVTTGLVSEKYGEQAAKATNEGLDAAGHAIGTAWAVLKLRNALNPKSVFKPTTLAKAAAEANSTELKSKNKK; encoded by the exons atgtctTCTACCAATAAGCTCTACCCAGAAGTCATTCTCTCAAACCCAGAAGCCATTTCTGCTTCttcatcttcctcttcttctttgtACGCTTCTCTTGACATGAAAGACCTGGCCGACAATCTCGTCCCTGAAAACGACGCCGCTTTGCAGGCTTCCAACTCTCAACCTTATGAGCAACCTCTCATCACCATCCCCGGAACGATAGTCCATCTTATTGAGAGAGACCGTAGCGTTGAGCTCGCTTGTGGTGACCTCACCATCGTCAGTCTTAAACAGGGTGACACAGTAGTTGCTGTTCTTGCTCGTGTTGGAGATGATATTCAGTGGCCTTTAGCTAAAGATGAGGCAGCTGTTAAACTCGATGAATCCCATTATTTCTTTACACTTCGCGTTCCTGCAAATGAAAGAGGGGCGAATGAAGGTAAGAGTGAGATTGAAAAGGAGGTTGAGTTGTTGAATTATGGAGTCACAATTGCGTCGAAAGGACAGGAGGGTTTATTGAAGGAATTCGATAATATATTGGAGCGTTATAGTGCTTTCACGGTGCAAGAAGTGCAGGAGAAAGGGAACTGGGAGTTGATATATGGGAAAACGGCAAGGGGGATATCGCCGGAGGAGTTAAAgatggaggaggagaagaaagaGTTGATGGAGGAATCTTCAGCTGCGTATTGGACTGTTTTGGCCCCAAATGTGGAGGATTACAGTGGGTCTGTTTCCAGGATGATTGCAGCTGGATCAGGGCAGCTGATTAAGGGGATTCTGTGGTGTGGGGATGTGACTGTCGATAGACTGAAGTGGGGGAATGAGTTCTTGAAGAAGAGGATGGGGAAGAAATCAGATACAGAGATTAGCCCAGCAGCAATAAGGAGAATCAAAag GGTAAAGAGGTTGACAAGGATGTCTGAGAAAGTGGCAACAGGAATCCTTTCAGGGGTTGTGAGTGTCTCAGGACTTGTTACAAGTTCAATTGTGAACTCTAAAGCTGGGAAGAAATTTTTTAGTCTGTTGCCTGGAGAAATTCTTCTTGCTTCTTTGGAAGGATTTA ATAAGGTCTGTGATGCTATTGAGGTTGCTGGAAAGAATGTCATGTCAACATCATCAGTAGTGACAACGGGTCTGGTCTCGGAGAA gTACGGCGAACAGGCAGCGAAGGCGACAAATGAAGGGCTGGATGCTGCAGGACACGCCATTGGCACTGCTTGGGCAGTTCTCAAGCTAAGAAATGCTCTTAACCCAAAGAGTGTCTTCAAACCCACAACTCTTGCCAAGGCTGCTGCAGAGGCTAATTCTACTGAATTGAAGTCTAAAAACAAGAAGTAA